In Streptosporangium album, the following are encoded in one genomic region:
- a CDS encoding IS1634 family transposase, producing MYVKTATRRTKDGQEIRYLQLAHNEWDADAQRSRTKVLHSFGRADQLDRAAIERLVVSLGRLLDPDRAAVLSAPAGLEFLEARPLGGTHMLDGLWRRLGIDATMKRLLAGRRMDARAERTLFALVANRALAPSSKPAATEWINSDVHIDGLTVIDEQACHRAMDWLAEIEPVLAKDVYFQVTDLLNLEVDLIFFDTTSTYFETDQADEPVARDERGRLLDQPAGPSATGDDNPDGAGEKVKLRGFRSYGKSKDSRPDLPQVVVGMAVTRDGIPVRVWSWPGATGDSALIRQVRDDLREWTLSKVIYVADRGFSSATNRKALMQGGTGYIIGEKLRSGTAEAKTALSRQGRYATVADNLQVKEVKIGSADRFIICYNPDQAVRDAAVREQLISQLTEMIDGTDTLSRTKRAELAGVISTKPGLHRFLRQTPGGLLRVDRAKIERETNLDGKYLLRCSDPSLSPEDVALGYKQLLQVERGWRDMKSIIDLRPVYHRREDRIRAHVLLCWLALLLIRVAENATGQTWTTLRAELQRLHVIAYTGPSGAFRQSTELTKPQRDLFIALDVPAPKKILDLAVAD from the coding sequence ATGTACGTGAAGACTGCGACCCGGCGGACCAAGGATGGCCAGGAGATCCGCTACCTCCAACTGGCCCACAACGAGTGGGACGCCGACGCGCAGCGGTCCCGGACCAAGGTGCTGCACTCCTTCGGCCGCGCCGACCAGTTGGACCGGGCCGCGATCGAGCGGCTGGTCGTGTCGCTAGGCCGACTGCTCGATCCGGACCGTGCCGCAGTGTTGAGCGCCCCGGCGGGACTGGAATTCCTGGAGGCACGCCCGCTGGGCGGCACCCACATGCTCGACGGGCTGTGGCGACGGCTGGGCATCGACGCCACGATGAAGCGGCTGCTGGCCGGGCGGCGGATGGACGCCCGAGCCGAGCGGACGCTGTTCGCGCTGGTCGCCAACCGGGCGCTCGCGCCGTCGTCCAAGCCGGCCGCGACCGAGTGGATCAACTCCGACGTGCACATCGACGGCCTGACCGTCATCGACGAGCAGGCCTGCCACCGGGCAATGGACTGGCTGGCCGAGATCGAACCCGTCCTGGCCAAGGACGTGTACTTCCAGGTCACCGACCTGCTGAACCTCGAAGTCGACTTGATCTTCTTCGATACGACCAGCACGTATTTCGAGACCGATCAGGCCGATGAGCCCGTCGCTCGCGACGAGCGAGGCCGCCTCCTCGACCAGCCCGCCGGCCCGTCCGCCACCGGCGACGACAACCCAGACGGCGCCGGGGAGAAGGTGAAGCTGCGCGGGTTCCGCTCCTACGGCAAGAGCAAGGACTCACGGCCTGATCTCCCGCAGGTCGTGGTCGGCATGGCGGTGACCCGCGACGGCATTCCGGTGCGGGTCTGGTCCTGGCCGGGCGCTACCGGCGATTCGGCCCTCATCCGCCAGGTCCGCGACGACCTGCGCGAATGGACGCTGTCCAAGGTCATCTACGTGGCCGATCGAGGCTTCTCCTCCGCCACGAACCGCAAGGCTCTGATGCAAGGGGGCACCGGCTACATCATCGGCGAGAAGCTCCGCTCGGGCACCGCCGAGGCCAAGACGGCCCTGTCCCGGCAGGGCCGCTATGCCACCGTCGCCGACAACCTGCAGGTCAAAGAGGTGAAGATCGGATCGGCTGACCGCTTCATCATCTGCTATAACCCCGATCAGGCCGTCCGTGATGCCGCCGTCCGTGAGCAACTCATCTCCCAGCTGACCGAGATGATCGACGGCACCGACACCCTCAGCCGCACCAAACGAGCCGAGCTCGCCGGAGTCATCTCCACCAAGCCAGGCCTGCACCGTTTCCTACGCCAGACGCCCGGTGGACTACTCCGCGTCGACCGCGCGAAGATCGAACGCGAGACGAACCTGGACGGCAAGTACCTGCTGCGCTGCAGCGACCCCAGCCTGAGCCCCGAGGATGTCGCGCTTGGATACAAGCAACTCCTGCAGGTGGAACGAGGCTGGCGCGACATGAAATCGATCATCGACCTGCGGCCCGTCTACCACCGCCGCGAAGACCGCATCCGCGCCCATGTCCTGCTCTGCTGGCTCGCCCTGCTGCTGATCCGCGTCGCCGAGAACGCCACCGGCCAGACCTGGACCACGCTGCGCGCCGAACTGCAGCGCCTGCACGTCATCGCCTACACCGGCCCCTCGGGCGCCTTCCGCCAGTCCACCGAGCTCACCAAGCCCCAGCGCGACCTGTTCATCGCCCTCGACGTCCCCGCGCCCAAGAAAATCCTCGATCTGGCCGTCGCCGACTGA
- a CDS encoding IS3 family transposase: MCRLLRERAAVSERYTLVRAEEADFPVAMMCRLLHVSTSGYYDWKDRPPSVTEQRRHELAERIQEIFDESGRTYGYRRVHAELLRSGQVVDDELVRRLMRQMGLLPVQVKRRRGLTVADAQAGPIADLVGRDFTASAPGAKMVGDITQIDTGEGPLFLATVVDCFSKSVIGWSIDVRYPASLVCAAIEMAAQRIPLPVDAIFHSDRGSQYTSAEFGQVLERRGIRRSVGRTGICFDNAMAESFFGKLKTELVHHRSFATRAEARRAVIRYIEGFYNSRRLHSALGYRPPIEVLDEWLTNSTAA; the protein is encoded by the coding sequence ATGTGCCGCCTTCTTCGCGAAAGAGCAGCGGTAAGCGAGCGGTACACGCTCGTCCGTGCGGAGGAGGCCGACTTTCCCGTGGCCATGATGTGCCGTCTTCTCCATGTGTCGACCTCGGGATACTACGATTGGAAGGATCGCCCGCCGTCGGTCACCGAACAACGCCGACACGAGCTCGCGGAAAGAATTCAGGAAATCTTCGACGAATCGGGCCGTACCTACGGCTATCGGCGGGTGCACGCCGAGCTGCTGCGCTCGGGCCAGGTGGTCGACGACGAGCTGGTACGCCGGCTCATGCGGCAGATGGGGCTGCTTCCGGTGCAGGTCAAGCGGCGTCGGGGGCTCACCGTGGCCGACGCGCAGGCCGGTCCGATCGCTGACCTGGTCGGGCGGGACTTCACCGCGTCGGCGCCCGGCGCCAAAATGGTCGGCGATATCACGCAGATCGACACCGGCGAGGGGCCGCTGTTCTTGGCCACGGTCGTCGATTGTTTCTCCAAGTCGGTTATCGGGTGGTCGATCGATGTGCGCTATCCGGCGAGTTTGGTGTGCGCGGCGATCGAGATGGCCGCGCAGCGCATTCCTCTTCCGGTGGATGCGATATTCCATTCTGATAGGGGAAGCCAGTACACCTCGGCTGAGTTCGGGCAGGTACTCGAAAGGCGCGGGATTCGGAGGTCGGTGGGGAGAACCGGGATATGTTTCGACAACGCGATGGCTGAATCATTCTTTGGAAAGCTGAAGACCGAGCTGGTGCACCATCGGTCGTTCGCCACCCGCGCGGAAGCGCGTCGTGCCGTCATTCGGTACATCGAGGGCTTCTACAACTCCAGGAGGCTGCACTCCGCGTTGGGATACAGACCTCCCATCGAAGTGCTCGATGAATGGCTGACGAATAGCACGGCGGCATGA
- a CDS encoding GNAT family N-acetyltransferase produces the protein MGVVLQVAATSSAPALVLCPWRETDVAALVAAWRDPALRRWSNAPVYDDAEAMRWLRAQQAGWAAGQRYGFAVDAADGHLVGNVVLKDVASGNASAEVGYWTAAYARGMGVAPRALDVLTAWAFATFGVHGLNRLELLHQVDNLASCRVAGKSR, from the coding sequence ATGGGTGTGGTCTTGCAGGTGGCCGCGACGTCGTCGGCTCCCGCCCTCGTGCTCTGCCCTTGGCGCGAGACGGATGTTGCCGCGCTGGTGGCGGCGTGGCGGGATCCGGCCTTGCGTCGCTGGTCGAACGCTCCGGTGTACGACGACGCCGAGGCCATGCGGTGGCTGCGGGCCCAGCAAGCGGGCTGGGCGGCAGGCCAGAGGTACGGTTTCGCCGTCGATGCGGCCGACGGTCACCTGGTGGGCAACGTGGTCCTCAAAGACGTCGCATCCGGCAACGCGTCCGCCGAGGTGGGCTACTGGACGGCGGCGTACGCGCGCGGGATGGGTGTGGCTCCACGCGCTCTGGACGTGCTCACCGCATGGGCCTTCGCCACCTTCGGGGTCCATGGCCTGAACCGCCTGGAGCTCCTCCACCAAGTCGACAACCTGGCCTCGTGCCGCGTGGCGGGCAAGAGCCGGTAG
- a CDS encoding transposase, which yields MAGKNYAQEFKDEVVKAVLDDQVTIGQAAKDFGVSRETVRNWVSKEKRRRSGNTEQARDAAERARIREMERRIAELEQENAFLKKCAAFFAKEQR from the coding sequence GTGGCAGGAAAGAACTACGCCCAGGAGTTTAAGGACGAAGTCGTCAAAGCTGTCTTGGACGATCAGGTGACGATCGGACAGGCCGCGAAGGATTTCGGGGTTTCACGGGAGACCGTACGGAACTGGGTGAGCAAGGAAAAGCGTCGCCGGTCGGGGAACACCGAGCAGGCGCGGGACGCCGCGGAGCGAGCGCGGATCCGTGAGATGGAACGCCGGATCGCCGAGCTCGAACAAGAAAACGCCTTCCTAAAAAAATGTGCCGCCTTCTTCGCGAAAGAGCAGCGGTAA
- a CDS encoding amidohydrolase, translating to MNIAITGGFVVPVDGEPIDGGTVLIQDGKIVAVAADAEVTVPAGVTTVDAGGAWVLPGFVEAHGHLGVHEEAEGWAGQDTNEMTDPNGARLRALDAINPADLGFADALSGGVTTAVIKPGSGNPIGGQTVAVKCWGRTVDDMLVREPVSVKSALGENPKRVYGDQKKLPSTRQGVAAVIRDAFTRAQDYKAKREHAAAEGKPFDRDGTLEVLVRVLDGELPWCQHTHRADDIATALRLADEFGYRLVINHGTEGHLIADALAERNIPVIIGPLLTSRSKVELRQRSLRNPGILARAGVELAITTDHPVVPIHFLVHQATLAVKEGLDPTAALRSITLNPARIMGLDDRVGALKPGLDGDVVIWSGDPLDIMSRALRVFVEGREVYSFSVDKGEGEVADPYYREA from the coding sequence ATGAACATTGCCATTACCGGTGGATTTGTCGTACCCGTCGACGGTGAGCCGATCGACGGCGGAACCGTGCTGATCCAGGACGGCAAGATCGTGGCGGTCGCTGCCGACGCCGAGGTCACCGTGCCCGCGGGCGTCACGACGGTCGACGCGGGCGGCGCATGGGTGCTGCCCGGCTTCGTCGAGGCGCACGGCCATCTTGGCGTCCACGAGGAGGCCGAGGGCTGGGCCGGCCAGGACACCAACGAGATGACCGACCCCAACGGCGCCCGGCTGCGCGCCCTCGACGCGATCAACCCGGCCGACCTGGGCTTCGCCGACGCCCTGTCCGGTGGCGTCACCACCGCCGTCATCAAGCCCGGCTCGGGCAACCCCATCGGCGGGCAGACGGTCGCGGTCAAGTGCTGGGGCCGTACGGTCGACGACATGCTGGTCCGCGAGCCGGTGAGCGTGAAGAGCGCGCTGGGCGAGAACCCCAAGCGTGTCTACGGCGACCAGAAGAAGCTGCCCTCCACCCGGCAGGGCGTGGCCGCGGTGATCCGCGACGCGTTCACCAGGGCGCAGGACTACAAGGCCAAGCGGGAGCACGCCGCGGCCGAGGGCAAGCCGTTCGACCGCGACGGCACGCTGGAGGTCCTCGTCCGGGTGCTCGACGGCGAGCTGCCCTGGTGCCAGCACACGCACCGGGCCGACGACATCGCCACCGCCCTCAGGTTGGCCGACGAGTTCGGCTACCGTCTGGTGATCAACCACGGCACCGAGGGGCACCTGATCGCCGACGCGCTCGCGGAGCGGAACATCCCGGTGATCATCGGCCCGCTCCTCACCAGCAGGTCGAAGGTGGAGCTGCGCCAGCGGTCGCTGCGCAACCCCGGCATCCTGGCCCGCGCCGGCGTGGAGCTGGCGATCACCACCGACCACCCGGTCGTGCCGATCCACTTCCTGGTGCATCAGGCGACGCTCGCGGTCAAGGAGGGGCTGGACCCCACGGCCGCGCTGCGCTCGATCACGCTGAACCCGGCCAGGATCATGGGATTGGACGACCGGGTCGGGGCGCTGAAGCCGGGGCTGGACGGCGATGTCGTCATCTGGTCGGGCGACCCCCTCGACATCATGAGCCGCGCGCTCCGGGTGTTCGTCGAGGGACGCGAGGTCTACAGCTTCTCGGTGGACAAGGGTGAGGGCGAGGTCGCCGACCCCTATTACCGCGAGGCCTGA
- a CDS encoding GNAT family N-acetyltransferase, translating into MFPPVKIISGGLEIREFGPQDAVPVAAFVAAGDRTALPPGSPEAVADVDGWLTKVHQRRLDGEGVLLAIVEQTTGKIVGSIGLRDTDWEAGRTEIGYGMHTSQRGRGYATEAARAVGRWALTDGGMRRVQLHSRVDNVASLRVAEKAGYQREGTLRMAEQEGCEAHDLAVFSMIATGATADNRPKAEQADRRSSL; encoded by the coding sequence ATGTTTCCTCCAGTGAAGATCATCTCCGGTGGGTTGGAGATTCGTGAGTTCGGGCCGCAGGATGCTGTACCTGTGGCGGCATTCGTGGCGGCCGGGGATCGAACGGCACTGCCGCCGGGCTCCCCTGAGGCGGTCGCTGACGTGGACGGATGGCTGACCAAAGTGCACCAGCGGCGATTGGACGGCGAGGGCGTCCTCCTGGCGATAGTGGAGCAGACCACCGGCAAGATCGTCGGCAGTATCGGGTTGCGGGACACCGACTGGGAGGCTGGTCGCACCGAGATCGGTTACGGAATGCACACCAGTCAGCGAGGTCGAGGCTATGCGACCGAGGCAGCGCGCGCGGTTGGACGGTGGGCGCTTACCGACGGCGGGATGCGGCGGGTTCAGTTGCACTCCCGCGTCGACAACGTCGCTTCCCTGCGGGTGGCCGAAAAGGCCGGATACCAGCGGGAGGGCACACTGCGGATGGCCGAGCAGGAAGGGTGCGAGGCTCATGACCTGGCCGTCTTCTCGATGATCGCCACGGGGGCAACCGCCGACAACCGCCCCAAGGCTGAACAAGCCGACAGAAGGTCATCACTGTAG
- a CDS encoding family 2 encapsulin nanocompartment cargo protein terpene cyclase, with amino-acid sequence MQAFTLPDFYMPYPARINPHLERSREHSAGWARQMGMLDSPKPGGGVVWDEAALDKMDYALMCAYTHPDCDGPTLDLITDWYVWVFFFDDHFLEQFKYSRDLPGAKAHLDRLELFMTSEGETPPEPANPAEAGLKDLWERTVPSMSYGWRQRFITSTHNLMVESMWELDNIDRGRIANPIEYVQMRRRVGGAPWSANLVEYAVGAEIPDGLAGMRPMRVLSDTFSDAVHLRNDLFSYQREVREEGENSNAVLVFERFFGCPTQEAAELVNHLLTSRLQQFENTALTEVPSLLVEHTVPAHEQAGVAAYVKGLQDWQSGGHEWHARSSRYMNEGAVADPGGVLGGPTGLGTSAARLAFSPAKLGLRRRVQQQSHVPFQPVGHLSLPELYMPYPIRTSPHLEAARRYAVGWARQMGMFDSVPGVEAGGIWDERRFIGFDFAHCAAMIHADASSEQLNLSSDWLAWGTYGDDYFPVVFGAPRDLVAAKLCNERLSAFMPLETEAAVPEPTNAVERGLADLWRRTAGPMTLSARRQFRTAVEEMTSSWLWELANQTQNRVPDPVDYVEMRRRTFGSDMTMSLARLAHSDVVPPELYQTRVMRELDTAAQDYACFTNDLFSYQKEIEFEGEVHNLVLVVENFLDVDRWKARDIVADLMTARMEQFEHIVANDLPALFDDFALDGPVREILTRHADDLKEWMSGILEWHRRCVRYTEAELRRSRPSAPTGFSFLPTGLGTSAARAAASAGR; translated from the coding sequence ATGCAGGCTTTCACACTGCCCGACTTCTACATGCCGTATCCGGCCAGGATCAACCCCCATCTGGAACGCTCCCGCGAGCACAGCGCGGGCTGGGCCCGGCAGATGGGCATGCTCGACTCGCCCAAGCCGGGAGGCGGCGTCGTCTGGGACGAGGCGGCGCTGGACAAGATGGACTACGCGCTGATGTGCGCCTACACCCATCCCGACTGCGACGGCCCCACCCTGGACCTGATCACCGACTGGTACGTCTGGGTGTTCTTCTTCGACGACCATTTCCTCGAGCAGTTCAAATACTCCCGCGACCTTCCCGGGGCCAAGGCCCACCTCGACCGTCTCGAGCTGTTCATGACCTCGGAGGGAGAGACGCCTCCGGAGCCGGCCAATCCGGCCGAGGCGGGGTTGAAGGACCTGTGGGAGCGCACGGTCCCGTCGATGTCGTACGGGTGGCGGCAGCGTTTCATCACCAGCACGCACAACCTGATGGTCGAGTCGATGTGGGAGCTGGACAACATCGACCGCGGCCGGATCGCCAATCCGATCGAATACGTCCAGATGCGGCGCAGGGTCGGCGGGGCGCCGTGGTCGGCGAACCTCGTCGAGTACGCCGTGGGCGCGGAGATCCCCGACGGCCTCGCCGGGATGAGGCCGATGCGCGTCCTGTCCGACACCTTCTCCGACGCCGTTCACCTGCGCAACGACCTGTTCTCCTACCAGCGCGAGGTCCGGGAGGAGGGAGAGAACTCCAACGCGGTGCTGGTCTTCGAGAGGTTCTTCGGCTGTCCGACGCAGGAGGCCGCCGAGCTCGTCAACCACCTGCTGACCTCCCGGCTGCAGCAGTTCGAGAACACGGCGCTGACCGAGGTCCCGTCCCTGCTGGTCGAGCACACCGTGCCCGCACACGAGCAGGCCGGGGTGGCCGCCTACGTCAAGGGGCTGCAGGACTGGCAGTCCGGCGGCCACGAGTGGCATGCGCGCTCCAGCCGCTACATGAACGAGGGAGCCGTCGCAGATCCCGGCGGTGTGCTGGGGGGCCCGACGGGCCTGGGCACCTCAGCCGCCCGGCTGGCGTTCTCCCCCGCGAAGCTGGGGCTGCGGCGGAGGGTCCAGCAGCAGTCGCACGTGCCGTTCCAGCCGGTGGGGCACCTGTCGCTGCCGGAGCTCTACATGCCCTACCCGATCCGTACCAGCCCGCATCTGGAGGCCGCGCGACGCTATGCGGTCGGCTGGGCGCGGCAGATGGGCATGTTCGACTCGGTGCCCGGGGTGGAGGCCGGCGGGATCTGGGACGAACGACGCTTCATCGGCTTCGACTTCGCCCACTGCGCCGCGATGATCCACGCCGACGCGAGCTCCGAACAGCTCAACCTGTCCTCCGACTGGCTGGCCTGGGGGACCTACGGTGACGACTACTTCCCCGTGGTGTTCGGGGCCCCCCGCGACCTGGTGGCGGCGAAGCTCTGCAACGAACGGCTGTCGGCGTTCATGCCGCTGGAGACCGAGGCGGCCGTCCCGGAGCCGACGAACGCCGTCGAGCGGGGCCTTGCGGACCTGTGGCGGCGGACCGCGGGGCCGATGACCCTGTCCGCCCGACGGCAGTTCCGCACGGCGGTCGAGGAGATGACCTCCAGCTGGCTGTGGGAGCTGGCCAACCAGACCCAGAACCGTGTCCCCGACCCGGTCGACTACGTCGAGATGCGCCGCAGGACGTTCGGGTCGGACATGACGATGAGCCTGGCCCGGCTCGCGCATTCGGACGTGGTCCCTCCGGAGCTCTACCAGACGCGGGTGATGCGCGAGCTGGACACCGCGGCGCAGGACTACGCCTGTTTCACCAACGACCTGTTCTCTTACCAGAAGGAGATCGAGTTCGAGGGCGAGGTCCACAACCTCGTCCTGGTCGTGGAGAACTTCCTGGACGTGGACCGCTGGAAGGCCCGGGACATCGTGGCCGACCTGATGACGGCGCGGATGGAGCAGTTCGAGCACATCGTCGCCAACGACCTGCCGGCGCTGTTCGACGACTTCGCCCTCGACGGACCGGTCCGCGAGATCCTCACCCGGCACGCCGACGACCTCAAGGAGTGGATGTCGGGGATCCTGGAGTGGCACCGCAGGTGCGTGCGGTACACCGAGGCCGAGCTCCGGCGCAGTCGGCCCTCGGCACCGACCGGGTTCTCGTTCCTGCCGACCGGCCTGGGCACCTCGGCGGCGCGGGCCGCGGCTTCGGCCGGGAGATGA
- a CDS encoding IS256 family transposase, with amino-acid sequence MAVNDIVPAAGEYLEDTLAAASPDLLRTMIREFAQRMMDAEVEQLCGAGYGEISSERVNTRNGYRTRPWDTRAGSIELAVPRLRQGSYFPDFLLDKRRRAERALTSVVATSYLLGVSTRRVEKLAEAMGITSLSKSQVSAMAAELDGMVEQFRSRPLDAGPYTFVWIDALTQKVREGGRTVTVHALVATGVNADGLREILGLDVVSSEDGAGWPAFLRGLVARGLSGVLMVTSDCHAGLRDAIASTLPGASWQRCRTHYARNLITRVPKSAQPWVATMLRTIFEQPDAESVYAQHRHVVQVLEAKYPKAAEHLDEAREDILAFAAFPKAVWRQTWSNNPQERLNKEIRRRTDVVGIFPNRDSIVRLVGAVLAEQNDEWTEQRRYMGLEVLAECRKNTDSPDSKNKTNDAKVTIEAIAS; translated from the coding sequence GTGGCCGTCAATGACATTGTGCCCGCTGCCGGGGAGTACTTGGAAGACACCCTGGCCGCGGCGAGTCCGGACCTGCTGCGCACGATGATCCGGGAGTTCGCGCAGCGGATGATGGATGCCGAGGTCGAGCAGCTGTGCGGCGCCGGCTACGGCGAGATCAGCAGCGAGCGGGTCAACACCCGCAACGGCTACCGTACGCGGCCGTGGGACACCCGGGCCGGGAGCATCGAACTGGCCGTGCCCCGGCTACGACAGGGCTCCTACTTCCCGGACTTCCTGCTGGACAAGCGACGCCGGGCCGAGCGGGCGCTCACCTCGGTGGTGGCGACTTCCTACCTGCTCGGGGTGTCGACGCGGCGGGTGGAGAAGCTGGCCGAGGCGATGGGCATCACCTCGTTGTCGAAGTCGCAGGTCTCGGCGATGGCCGCCGAACTCGACGGCATGGTGGAGCAGTTCCGGTCCCGGCCGCTGGACGCCGGCCCGTACACCTTCGTCTGGATCGATGCCCTCACGCAGAAGGTCCGCGAAGGCGGCCGGACGGTGACCGTGCACGCCCTGGTCGCCACCGGTGTCAACGCCGACGGCCTGCGCGAGATCCTCGGCCTGGACGTCGTCTCCAGCGAGGACGGCGCGGGTTGGCCGGCGTTCCTGCGCGGCCTGGTCGCCCGCGGCCTGTCCGGCGTGCTGATGGTGACCTCCGACTGCCACGCCGGGCTGCGCGACGCGATCGCCTCCACTTTGCCGGGCGCATCCTGGCAGAGGTGTCGAACCCACTACGCGCGAAACTTGATCACGCGCGTTCCGAAGTCGGCCCAGCCATGGGTGGCCACCATGCTGCGCACCATCTTCGAGCAGCCTGACGCCGAGTCGGTCTATGCCCAGCATCGTCATGTCGTGCAGGTACTGGAGGCCAAGTACCCGAAGGCGGCCGAGCATCTGGACGAGGCCCGCGAGGACATCTTGGCCTTCGCCGCCTTCCCCAAAGCCGTCTGGCGTCAGACGTGGAGCAACAACCCTCAGGAGCGCCTGAACAAGGAGATCAGGAGGCGGACCGACGTCGTCGGTATCTTCCCCAACCGCGACTCGATCGTCCGGCTCGTCGGCGCGGTACTGGCCGAGCAGAACGACGAGTGGACCGAACAGCGCCGCTATATGGGGCTGGAGGTCCTCGCCGAGTGTCGCAAGAACACCGATTCACCCGATTCTAAAAATAAGACAAACGATGCTAAAGTGACTATTGAGGCGATTGCTTCCTAA
- a CDS encoding IS30 family transposase, whose protein sequence is MARMGRPGMSDAMKVDLWRQWRAGDSISMISRTLGKPPGSVFTVLKHHGGIAPAERVRRADRLSAEDRESISRGLEAGASLRSIAVSIGRPASTVGREVARNGGRVKYRAVAAEQRAQEQARRPKPSALEDNPVLCQLVIELLDNEWSPEQIVGHLRLMHAGNPHMRISHESIYRAIYTTQWKVIPRELCAKLRTRRPIRKNKKNTVKGQWRSQITGARPIEERPDAANARTELGHLEGDLIVGAKNSQVATLVDRKSRYLTMVALPSRHTTTVIPALQQAFSLMETRLLSTLTWDRGMELAGHRLLTEATGVDVFFAAPRSPWQRGTNENTNKLIRQYLPKGIDLSLYSQADLDALAARLNNRPRKCLGYRTPAQCVALTL, encoded by the coding sequence GTGGCTCGGATGGGTCGGCCGGGAATGTCGGACGCGATGAAAGTAGACTTGTGGCGGCAGTGGCGCGCCGGTGACTCCATCAGCATGATCTCCCGGACACTGGGCAAGCCCCCGGGGTCGGTTTTCACGGTGCTGAAGCACCATGGCGGCATCGCGCCGGCCGAGCGGGTGCGCCGGGCCGACCGTTTGAGCGCCGAGGACCGGGAATCGATCTCTCGCGGCCTCGAGGCTGGAGCCTCACTACGTTCGATCGCCGTGTCGATCGGCCGCCCGGCGTCCACGGTGGGCCGGGAGGTCGCCCGCAACGGCGGCCGAGTCAAGTACCGTGCGGTCGCCGCCGAGCAACGCGCTCAAGAGCAGGCACGTCGCCCAAAACCGTCCGCCCTGGAGGACAACCCGGTGCTGTGCCAGCTGGTGATCGAACTGCTCGACAACGAGTGGTCCCCGGAGCAGATCGTGGGACATCTGCGGCTGATGCACGCTGGCAACCCGCATATGCGGATCAGCCACGAAAGCATCTACCGCGCGATCTACACGACCCAGTGGAAAGTGATCCCGCGTGAGCTGTGCGCCAAGCTGCGCACGCGCCGTCCCATCCGCAAAAACAAGAAGAACACGGTCAAGGGCCAGTGGCGTTCCCAGATCACCGGGGCCCGGCCGATCGAGGAACGGCCTGACGCAGCCAACGCCCGAACCGAGCTCGGCCACCTCGAAGGCGATCTCATCGTCGGAGCCAAGAACAGCCAGGTCGCGACGCTGGTCGACCGCAAGTCCCGCTACCTGACCATGGTCGCGCTACCCAGCCGTCACACTACGACGGTCATCCCCGCCCTGCAGCAGGCGTTCTCACTGATGGAAACTCGCCTGCTCAGCACTCTGACCTGGGACCGCGGTATGGAACTCGCCGGCCACCGGCTGCTGACCGAAGCGACCGGCGTCGACGTCTTCTTCGCAGCACCGCGCAGCCCATGGCAGCGGGGCACAAACGAGAACACGAACAAACTGATCCGGCAATACCTACCGAAAGGCATCGATCTGAGCCTGTACAGCCAAGCCGACCTCGACGCCCTGGCCGCCCGACTGAACAACCGCCCCCGCAAGTGCCTCGGCTACCGAACCCCGGCCCAATGCGTTGCCTTGACTCTTTGA
- a CDS encoding NTF2-like N-terminal transpeptidase domain-containing protein — MSAFPPRWRRTGITIAVALAATLGLSTAVYLSVRTKGSPQQTATAFLMAWQRGDLPAMKAQVLEPPRDFDGIYDAFTKGSQAKKIIIQRIGVHPKAHRNFGESATYYATFSVTLDGPVPYTYDGHLEIIDFDRAWKVHWSPTVIHPELQEIGSSEVRQIRVVPQRDGSSRLVLLEARAKGEQAGRFFVDEGLKLVAILAESAQPGVTG; from the coding sequence ATGTCCGCATTTCCTCCCCGCTGGCGACGGACAGGGATCACCATCGCCGTAGCCCTGGCTGCCACCCTCGGTCTAAGCACTGCCGTCTACCTGTCGGTGCGCACCAAAGGCTCGCCCCAGCAGACGGCGACTGCGTTCCTGATGGCCTGGCAACGCGGCGACCTGCCCGCCATGAAAGCCCAGGTGCTGGAACCGCCCCGAGACTTCGACGGCATCTATGACGCCTTCACCAAGGGCTCCCAGGCCAAGAAGATCATCATCCAGAGGATCGGCGTCCACCCCAAGGCCCACCGGAATTTCGGGGAATCCGCCACCTACTACGCCACGTTCTCCGTCACCCTCGACGGCCCTGTCCCCTATACCTATGACGGACACCTGGAGATCATCGATTTTGACCGCGCCTGGAAAGTTCACTGGTCACCGACCGTGATCCACCCCGAGTTGCAGGAGATCGGCTCCAGCGAGGTACGGCAGATCCGCGTCGTACCCCAACGCGACGGCTCCTCCCGGCTGGTCCTCCTGGAAGCGCGAGCCAAAGGAGAACAGGCAGGACGATTCTTCGTCGACGAAGGCCTCAAACTGGTGGCAATCCTGGCCGAATCGGCCCAACCAGGGGTCACCGGCTAA